The genomic segment AGAGTTGAATGAACCAGTATTTGTTGTTGAGCAGACATTATATGATGCTGATAAGAATCCAGTTGGATGGGGTAAATCAGTTTGTCGAGGAGATCGTTTTAAATTTACTAGTACAATTAGTTGGTCAATGGATAATACTACCGGAGATTAAAGGGGTTTATGAGCATGAAAAAAGACTTAATTAATGCAGTTGCTGATTTAGAGGAAGAGAAAGCACTAACATTAGTTAGAGAGAAAATTGAAAATGATATAACACCTCTAGAAATTGTAGAGCAATGCCAATTGGGAGTAGAAATTGTAGGTAAAAGATATAGTGATAGAACTTACTTTTTATCAGACTTAATAATGTCAGAAGAGATATTAAGATGTGTAATGGAGATTTTAGCACCATATTTTCCTAAGGAGCATGGTGATGATGGTGAAATTGATATTGTTATGGGAACCATTGAAGGAGATATTCATGATTTAGGAAAGAATCTTGTTATTTATTTGTTAAAATCAGTTGGAATTAATGTTTATGATTTAGGTGTAGATGTTAAACCAGAAGAATTTGTCAAAGGATTAGAAGAGACTGGAGCATCTGTTCTTGGTATTTCCGTACTTTTAACATTTACAATTAATGAGGTAAAAAAAGTTATTGATTTAATAAGTGAATCAGATCTAAGAGATGAAGTCACAATTATTATAGGTGGATATCCTGTCAATCAGAATATTAAAGAGTATACAGGAGCAGATTATTTTGAAACTGATGCTAATAATGCTGTTGAATTAGTTAAAGATATACTAGAAGAGAATTTCTAATTCAAATTAATAATTTTCAGAATATTAGGGACATTGTTTTTGATTTCACATGTCTATACAACTATACATCCACAATGGTTGTATAGTGATTTCCACGTAATTATAATCTGATAGAAGTAAAAGTTATTAGATTATAATTCTTTAAATTAATACAAATTATATCATCCATATTAAAGGAGTGAGGATTAAATGATAATTATTGGAGAACTAATTAACACTAGTAGAGAAGGAGTAGAACCAGCAGTTAAGGAGAGAGATAAAGAATTTATTCAAGATTTAGCTAAAAAACAAGAAGAAGTAGGTGCAGATTATATTGATGTTAATTGTGGGACTCTAATTAAAGAAGAACCAGAAGCATTAGAATGGTTAGTTAAAACAGTTCAGGAAGTTGTAGATGTACCACTTTGTATAGATAGTCCTAATCCAGAGGCACTTAAACGTGGTTTAGAAGCGTATGAACATGAAAAAGGTGCTATAATTAATTCTATTACTGCTGAAGAAGAAAGATATGAACAGATTTTACCATTGTTGCAAGAATATAATGCTTCCGTAGTAGCGTTAGCTATGGATGATAGTGGGATGCCTAAGAATGCTGATGATAGAATCAATGTAGCTACTAAGTTAGTTGAAGCTTTAATTGATGATGGAATTTCTATGGAGAATATTTATGTAGATCCAATAGTTCAACCGATTGGGACTGATGTTAAGATGGGAATTGAAATCTTAAATGCTATAGATACAATTACTGATAAATATGAGGATATCCATATTACCTGTGGGCTAAGTAATATTTCTCATGGTTT from the Selenihalanaerobacter shriftii genome contains:
- a CDS encoding cobalamin B12-binding domain-containing protein yields the protein MKKDLINAVADLEEEKALTLVREKIENDITPLEIVEQCQLGVEIVGKRYSDRTYFLSDLIMSEEILRCVMEILAPYFPKEHGDDGEIDIVMGTIEGDIHDLGKNLVIYLLKSVGINVYDLGVDVKPEEFVKGLEETGASVLGISVLLTFTINEVKKVIDLISESDLRDEVTIIIGGYPVNQNIKEYTGADYFETDANNAVELVKDILEENF
- a CDS encoding methyltetrahydrofolate cobalamin methyltransferase encodes the protein MIIIGELINTSREGVEPAVKERDKEFIQDLAKKQEEVGADYIDVNCGTLIKEEPEALEWLVKTVQEVVDVPLCIDSPNPEALKRGLEAYEHEKGAIINSITAEEERYEQILPLLQEYNASVVALAMDDSGMPKNADDRINVATKLVEALIDDGISMENIYVDPIVQPIGTDVKMGIEILNAIDTITDKYEDIHITCGLSNISHGLPMRRLLNQTYVVLGMSRGMDSAILDPLDEKIMSLAIAGDTLLGNDKYCGNYIKAAKSNKLTI